CTCGCCATTGCCCTGCCCTGTTATGCGGAGGACACGCGCGATGTCATGGCATCGGTGCGCGACCTGCTGGCCGCAGAAGACATCGCGCTGGATGATGACGCCGCCATGGCGCTGGCCTCCCATCTGGGTGAGGATCGCGGCATCACGAGGGCAGAAGTTGAGAAACTCATCTTGTTTGTTGGCCCCAAGTCGATCAGGGACGGTGCGCCGGCACGACTGTCGCTCGAAGACGTGCGCGCATGCCTGACTGACAGCGCGGCAGATGCCACCTTTGACGTAATTGACCGCACATTGGACGGCGATACTCGCGGGCTGTCCGAGGCGATGTTCCGCGCTGGCGGTGCCGGTGTGTCATCGATCGCTATCCTGCGTATTGCCCAAGGGCGCTTCCTGCGCCTGCTCACCGCGCAGCAGATGGTCCGTCACGGGGACGCTCCGGCCGCGGCCATCAAGAAGCTGCGGCCACCCGTATTCTATGGTCAGCAGAAGGAATTTCTCGACCATCTGAACCGTTGGCCCCTGCGGCACCTTGAGGGGGCCGTCGCCGCCCTGTTCGAGGCCGACCTGAAGGCCAAGTCGACCGGTCTGCCCCAGCAGGAAATTATCGAACGCACGCTGATTAGCCTGTGCGCGAATGCTGCGCGACGGCGCTAGGCCAAAAAAAAGGGCGGCCGAAGCCGCCCTGTTCCAGATCCCTGAAGGATCCTATTCGAGTTCACTGGCCTTCATGACCGTGATCGGACCCAAGTCGAGCTCTTTCAGCCCGTCTTCGATGGCCTCGCGGTCGCCGACGATCAGCCAGACGAGACTGTCTGGGTGCACCACCTCATCAGCCGCAGCCTTGATCGTATCAAGATCAAGGGACTGATAGGTCTCGGTCAGCGACGCCGGGTAATCCCATGCGCGGCCATAGCGGGCGCTGGAGGTCAGGCTGCCCAGCACACTGCTGGCGGTCTCATAGGCCCCTGGCAGTGAGCGGACATTGTTCATGACTGCGCGCTGCAGCTCATCTTCCGTTGCCGGACGAGTCGTACGATACTCGTTCAGCTCCTTGACCAGCTCCTGCACGGACTCCTTGGTCTTGTCGGTCTGGACCGGCGCGTAGACCATGAATGGCCGCTGGCCCCGGGCACCCTGAAGGAAGGTATAGGCGCCATAGGCCCAACCCTTGTCCTCACGCAGGTTCATGTTGACCCGGGCGGAGAACTGACCGCCC
This genomic stretch from Parvularcula sp. LCG005 harbors:
- the holA gene encoding DNA polymerase III subunit delta; this translates as MTALKPRDVPAFLKKRDASKPVVLIYGPDDGLVRERAKILGKQIVEDLNDPFNAIELGDSDLSEIGRLTDEAAALSFMGGERLIRIRQSSDAAGKAVAFFLKALDEGRVQSNALVVIEGGDLKKTNALRKACEASSLAIALPCYAEDTRDVMASVRDLLAAEDIALDDDAAMALASHLGEDRGITRAEVEKLILFVGPKSIRDGAPARLSLEDVRACLTDSAADATFDVIDRTLDGDTRGLSEAMFRAGGAGVSSIAILRIAQGRFLRLLTAQQMVRHGDAPAAAIKKLRPPVFYGQQKEFLDHLNRWPLRHLEGAVAALFEADLKAKSTGLPQQEIIERTLISLCANAARRR